A window of Nicotiana sylvestris chromosome 8, ASM39365v2, whole genome shotgun sequence genomic DNA:
TGTGGGTCTTGGAGATCATGATGTTTATGTTCCTGTTTGTCATCTTAATTTGCTAATTTCCATGCTCTTTGTGATGACTTAATTAGAAAGTTTCCAAAATTAGACGGACTTCATGGAACTTCTTTGAGAGAAAACTTGATCTGTTACTCTATTAAAGAGTGTAAGAGTGGTTTGGTTTCATCTTGGCTGTGCTTATTAGCAGGTCGTTGACTGCCGAGTTTGCGGTGATCCCCACTCCCGCCTTCGCTTTGCTTTTGTGGAGTTCGCTGATGAATGTAAGTAGTatatcttggtttgaagttcttaAGATTGCTGAAGATTCAAAGTGACTTGAAGTTCTTACGATTGCCGAACATTCGAAACTAATAATGTCGTATGGAATCACTCCGAACAGATTCTGCAAGAGCTGCACTTAGTCTTTGTGGGACAATATTAGGTTTCTCTCCACTCAAGGTCCTACCGTCAAAAACTGCTATACTACCTGTAAATCCTACATTCCTTCCAAGGGTAAGCAAATTTTTGTCATTTCACTGTGCTAGTATGTGGAAAATATTACCAAAATAATTTGTTTATGGTTCTATCTCAGCCTTGTGGAATCTAGGTCAACTAACTTCTTTCTTGTCGATTGTGTTGTTTTATATATAGTCAGAGGATGAGCGTGAGATGTGCGCGAGGACAGTCTATTGCACAAATATCGATAAGATGGTACAGTGTTTCATATTTGCAATCTTCTCAAATATCCATGCTTTTCTTGACTGCATCTTTCTATTGGATATTTTTGGAGCTTATTCACAAACTAGTTGTTTATTATTTGGCTCACGGCCTCCTACCTTAGTTGCTGGTTGAATTACTTTTTCTTATTGTAGAATTGATATACTATATGCTCAACAGGTTTCTCAAGCTGATGTCAAAATCTTTTTTGAAACAAGATGTGGTGAGGTTAGTATGATGTTCAAAAGCTTTCAGTAAGATAGGGAATCTTGACTTAAGGGGTGAGAATGAATGATATTCTTCCTTTGCAGGTTTCTCGTTTGAGGCTTTTGGGGGATCAAGTGCACTCAACCCGTATAGCTTTCGTTGAATTTGTCATGGTATGTTCTTATGTGTGATGTGTATGCTAATATTAAGCATCAATGACCCATTTCTACCTGCACGCTTGCCGATTGCAGCAATATACCCATGTGTGACCTGCTTAGAGCGAAATAGATACTTTGTGTTTCTAATGCTGCGAGAGTATACTCTAGGGGTGGGTGTTTTTTCTGTTAAAGCCAAAAAACCAACCAAACGGAGGTTTCTCATTTTCTCAGTTTCAGTATTTTCGGTTTTCCCATCAACTACGATTctgattttttgaattttctgttATTCCCTTTAGTTTTTGGTATTATAAAAAAGTTTGGTTTAACTGAAAACCAAAATGTTCATATTTTAAGTTGGTCCTCTCTATACCAATCTTATACTTCCTTACCTATAGTTCAATAAACCTAGGGGCGGAGCTAGAGTATTCGGTACGAGTTCGAACGATTCCAGTAGTTGTTGCTTAGACCCGTATTTGTATtaggaaatttattaaatatgtataaatatttggTTGTGAACCCACTAACTATTCAGAACCCATAATCTTCAAGTCGTGACTCTGCCTCTGACCAAACCATATTCCTCCTCCTGCCTAATCCAAATTCATCAGACCTTCTCCTGCATATATTTAGTGAAAGGCAATCCCAAGAGAGAAGAGACAAGAGTATGTGAAAATCCTGTTGCCATCACCACCATTAACCTTCCTCCAACCTCTCGTGGCAGCCTGAAAAGACTACGAAGTTGTGAACTTGGGGAAAGAAAGAAGTTGTGAACTTGGGGAAAGAAAGGGACGAAGGGAGAAATGGGCTTGAGAATATTTTGCGAAAACTAATAGTAGTACATAACCGAAATAACCAGAACCTTAATTACAAAAAATGTAGCCGAACCGAATATGTTTCCACTAGGTTTCAGTTTGCGATTGTCTAATCCAAAAAATCGAACAATAGTTTCAACAACAGAATGGACACTATTCGGGAGAGGATGCTCTTTGCTGTTTGGTTTGAGAGGGGCTTTaccaaatttttttttgtttttggttttcgAGAAAGTTTGGTGTGAGGGACTATATGTTTTttggaaacaaaaaaaaatgacaaaaaataaaaataaaatacaccATCAGGTTCCACAAAACAAAATACAAACCTCATTATTTTCAATTGTTCTGTTAGTATACAGAGAGAGAGAAATGGAGAAGAACAAACTGGAAATGTGTCTTGACTGTTATTCTACTAAAATAATCTCTTTAATTGTGGAGCAACGTCCACAGACAAACTTATACCTGAAAAATGTGCAGGCTGAGAGTGCCATTTTGGCATTGGATCTTTGTGGTGAGACATTGGGCTCCCAACCTATCAGGTAAGCTTATTTAGAAGTCGCTTCAGCTGGTCCACGCTAACATATATCTAAGTACATGACTTATAACTTTACAACTTTGCAATTGTTATAGGGTGAGTCCTTCGAAGACGCCAGTTAGGCCAGAAGTTCCCCGCCCTGTGCATTAGGCGATGCTTGGAGCTCGAGGTCTGGAAAGAGATAAGCGCAATCCCTCTTGGAAGCCTTGAGGTCATTGAGGGGAAGGGCGAAATGAATACTTGGAGCTCGAGGTCTGGAAAGAGATAAGCGCAATCCCTCTTGGAAGCCTTGAGGTCATTGAGGGTAAGGGCGAAATGAATACGGCTTTATAATTTCCATCTTCTATTTTACCTTATCAACTTTAACTCTTTTGTATTGTTGGACATGACTGTTGACCTTGCTTTTGCTAGAGGATTAATGGTAATGTCCGACCTTTACTACAGTTAGCTTGATTAATCCTCTTTCTTTTAATTTCAATCATATACCCTTTTGAATCTCTTTTTTGATAATCGAGAAATCTCCGAGGTATAATAATCCGTGATGATGGGTCCATCCCTCTATCCGTCTTCACTTAGATACTGCGGCACGTTCTGAAATGCCCTTTTGAATATTCGAAGCTGACACATATaataaattttagttgattttaattttcttttcacAATTTACATTAAGGTATAGTTAGGGCATACTGTGGCAATTTACTACTCACTGTAATAAGCAATATATACATTTCAAGTTAAGTGTTTAGTCAAACACCACAATATAAAATGAAACGAAAGAAGTAGCATATTTGACCAAGCAATTGAAGAGCTAAACAAGCTAAAATagtacgggctagccagttttcggattggtcattcaaaaatagtcagcgtttgtaaagttattgaaaaatagccactattttgctgcaatagggaccgatccagcataatatactggagatcggtgcacctgtgtatgaacttccagcatattatgctggaactccaacacgtggaaagttccagcataatatactggagattggagcacttgtgtatgaacttccagcatattatactggaactccattataatatgctggagttccagtatacttatgctagaattccagtatattatgctggagtattttcggattttgaacagtgtttcgttcaaatttatctttacatgaaaactggctaaatttcaattatttttgaaattgtggttattttgaatgaccacttgtaaatctggttatttttaaatttctcccgcTAAACAACTACTTACATATCAAAGTTtgaattccaatacataaacatTAGATGATTATTTATCATTTATCAGAGTTTGGGTCAATaatgaaagataaaagatacctAATGGATTGATCGAGATTCGCAAATTTTGTAGATGCCACCATCTTAAAAATAGTACTCCTAAGAATTTAATTATGCATTGTTTTAGCTATAGTAGAAAAGTAGTAGTACTTATCATATCTACAGTATTCTacgggaaaaaaataaaaaatagtcagatttacaactggtaattgaaaaatagccacaattttaaaagtaatcgaaatttagtcaatttttccatgtaaaaataaaatctgaacaaaaacactCTTAAAAATCTGAatatattccagcataatatgctggagttcgaacTTTTTACATATGATATTCTAGTAGCATAATGTGTTGGAGTTtcaacataatatgttggaagtttatatgcaggagctccataattccggatattatgctggaactttccgtgtgctagagttccaacataatatgtagGAGCTCCATATTTtcgcatattatgctggaactttccgtgtttcaGCAAAACAatagctattttttaatgactttgcaaataaCGGATATTTTCGATTACCGTTTCGAAAAATGGCTAGCTCGTGAGCTACTAATACTTGTTTATTTGTATATCTAATTATTTCTCTTGCTTACAGTACTCCCTGTTTTCGATCTTCTTGAGTTTGGTGACATTTCCATATTAATTCAAGCAAAAGCTAGTTTTTGACATTTCCATATATCCATTCtgcaatacaacaacaacaacaacaataacctagtataatcccactagtggggtctggggaaagTAATaggtacgcagaccttacccctaccccgaggggcagagatgttgttttcaggagaccctcggctcaagaaagcgacaagagacgatatattagtattATCCATGgattcataataaaataacataaaacaaaataaaataacataccataacataaaataaaaataacaacagtataagaaatataggaagtacgaaaaagatggaagatataataatatccaACAGATAAAGCCCTACATTAGTAATTGaccagtagcatcctaagactaactcctaactggctagtctcactttAGTGCACTGTAGAAATACTCACACCTTCCCCctagcctacaaccttaatgctcgacctccacaattccctgtcaagggtcatgtcctcagtaatcctaagtcgcttcatatcctgcctgatcacctctccccaatattttttaggtctccctctacctctcctcgtgtcGACCattctgcaatataaactaaaaacAGTGCAATTATTAAATAATACTGGTAGATCTTCATTTAAGCAAATGATTTTGATTTAAAAACTGCTGAATGTCAGAATTGTCACAGTTTTGTTGAGAGTATTAGCAGCTTCGTCCCATATCGCCATTGTAAAAGAAAATAGATAGAAGAAAAACCTATATAAGTCAAGGTTTCTAGCTTATAGAAGGTATCTTTGCGCTTGGGGCAATGACGCAGCTAGTGAGGTTCTAACCGAGGCGCGTCTATTGCTGGTTGAAAACTATTTCCAAACCCCCTCTTCGGCCTGGGTTCGCCCCTGGCCGTAGAGAATTTTTGGAAGGGCTCCCTTACCCAGGGTAAAGCCCTACAATTCTAAGTTCAATAGTTTTGATGTTGctattcatttttgggttttctcacGGGTTTGGGCCGTGGAAATAGCATCTTCTGGATATGTAGGGTAAGACTGTGTACAATAGACTCTTGTGGTTTAGTTCTTCCCCGAATTTCGTGCATAGCGAGAGTTTAGTGCATCGGGCTGTCCTATCCCATGTTTGGCACTAGTATTAGGACGCTATCAATATGAATTTACATTGTGTAAAACCTATTAGTAAAAGTTTTAAATGCATATATGTATTTGAAACATGCAAACATATtcaaaaataaggaaatattttgtCGCAtacattatttatttttgattaaaCCTGAACTAAGTAGATTCGTATTAAAATTCTAGAACCTAGGGTAATTTAATATACCTTGTAGTGATTATTATTTTTAATGGATGTGCAAAGAGCTAAAGAACGTTAAAATGGATGGAGGGAGTAGACAGATTCGTGCAACTACTATCTGAAAGGAATCTCTGAAGGATCTAGTAAAAATTaagattcactttccgtttaaaaacagttaAATAGACCACGATTTACGCTATTTACGTTACTGTATTCATAAATACATATCCTGAATACAGTCGAGTACAATAATTGTCTAGCTGTATTTCCCTGTTTCACGCCgagttttgctactgtattcatgaatacaacagcttaaataaatcgaatacactctaaaaaaactgaaaacatagctatagaaagtaatatagtaaatggtagctacaactagctaattTCTCAACTAGAAAATGTAGTCAAGAGGTGCCATtaatttttgagaaattttcGCAAAAAGAGTTTATTACTTAAATGGTCACTTAACTATCTAAAATTACCTAGTAAAGTCATCTTTCTGTCGTTTGTAACTCAAAAGTCATGTCTATAGCATTCAAAAAGTCACTCAACTAAATTTCTTAAACTTTTGATtatcaaatacctattttaccatCTAATTATCAACTTTTATCCTTTTTATCttaattttttaatattataatttttctctttttaatctaCATTACAGACTTATCTATAGAACAAAAAAGaatatttataaaatataaactGAAAATTAGCTTCGTAGCATATATAACATCGGAATAATAAAATAActgagcataattttcaagaatatacaatatattttataaaatatacctctattttaaataattatttttatattacgtgcatgagatatgtaatttatattttttttctttcattcttaattgtgtaaataaatttttgagtttttttgTTAATATCAAAATTATTATAACGaataaattattctaattaaatTTTTTTACTATGCTCAACATTTTATTATTCCAACATTATATATGATTAAATACtactatttattttttactttttaaataaaaaattatttattgtttaggtaagtgcataatataaattttaaaagaaaaaaaagtataatattaaaaagtaaaaaaggacaaaaattaataatttagagggtaaaataggtatttgaaaattaaaagttTGAAAAATTTAGTTAAGTTATCTTCTGAGTGCAATATGCATAGTTAAGTGATTTttatagttgagtgaccatttgagtaacGAACTCCGTAAAATTAACCCATTAAACAACTTTACATGAGAAAGTTTCAGGTTTAGGAAAGCTTCTTTTGGTTCAAAACGATTGATATCTTAAGCTTATATTCTTGAGATTAAACTCAGGATTATAACCTGAATAACTTATCCCATCTTCTATAAGGGAAAGTTATGCCAAAATTCGGGTATAAATATTTGGTTTTAGATAATAACTAAATATGGGATAACATTTAATCTCAAAATTTATATCGGGATAACCCACCTAATCCCTTGAACCATATGGCTTAGATTTTAAGATGTCTCTGTTTGAAGAGAAACATTAGCTTTTTGGCAATTTGGCTAATCCCTCATACCAAATTTTGCGTGTTTCTTTCCTTCTTGGATTGTTCTTGGGTACGATTCATTATTCGTGGATCAAActcgtttggtacgagggataAGAGATAATTAATATTGAGATTAAATTTGAGGTAAGTCTATTCCATGTTTAGTTGGGGTAAAATCGTTGGTATAACTAATCTCGGAATTAGTTATTCCGGGATTATATTATAGTATTTTTTTATCCATATGGGAGGATGATATAATTAATCATGGGATAACTTGTTTCCCAACTAAACGACCCCTAAATTGGCAGCTGTTGCTGTAGGGCTTTACGCCATAGATTTGTCTAAAGATTTCAAGCCTTTCAAAATCTCAAAAGCACAATCCAGCTAGGGGTGGAATTGTGTGATCTCCATTCACTTTTCCTATTCGCTAGCACTATGTTCGCTACAACTAGCAGCCCCTTTACTAGGTTTAGGAAAGGTCAGCGTGCTAGCGTGCAATGGCTGGTGAAAAGCCGACAACTTGTTAGAAGTCAATTTTGGCTTTTCCCTTTCCTCTTATTAGTCAGATAGGTTTTTCACCCTATACAACGGGCTACTCGCTTCTCGTCATAGACAGATATATGATTTAAATTCTATGAGTTCAACCTTTTTAAGGTTCTTAGTGTTGAACTCATTATATCTTAAAATTATGGATTCATATCTGTGATTTATTGCGATTTTAGTGATTTTTTGTACATAAATTTATGCGCCGTATtgaaaattatgggttcaattgaatccTGTATTAGAGAGCTACATCTGCCCCTGCTCCTCGCCCCTATCTCTAAAGCGACTTATGCACAGAACTTGTTATCACTAAACAACGAAGCCAGGAGCAGGAAGAGGGACTTGAACAATTTAATGCTACCAAGCTTCCGATAGTAAGAGCACAACACTTTCGCATGTAGTGTGAGAAAATATATCATATTGATTGTGCAACCGTATAGCTAAGTTAGATTGTTTGATGTTCTCGTTGAAATAGGCGGAGGCAGAGCCACAGTGTCGGTTACGGGTTCGGTCGAACCCAGTGGGTTTGGTTCAAATCATGTATTTTgtcttaaaattttaattaaatatGTACAagttattaatttagaacccattAACTTACAAAAATTAGGATCCCGAACCCATAAGCTTGAAATCCTGGTCACGCTTCGGAAATAGGGGGACACAGTATTATGTTACACTATATGTTGGCGCAAGATTTTGATACCCCTTGTCATTATAGCAATTTATTCATTAATTGTCACTTCCTTAAGTGTTGATTACAGATTTACGAATTTTTTACGTACACCACTCCCAACTCATGAGCAAATTAAGTTATTTGACATAAATTACATTGTGGGGAGGTGATAAGAAAATATGATTTATTAGCTAATATATATTCTTATATACTAGTAATTAGTATGTGTCAAAAATTGGAAGCCATGGGAGGAAGAGGACGACCTAAACGGAATCTAACAAAAATTTCGACTACTGATCCGAGATCAGCAAATGCAAGGAAGGCAtgtaaactattttcttacgTGTATGTGGCCCAATAAGATTAggcccataattaatatttaattaatgagcAAATCTCATCCGTCCGATCGGTTACTTGATGGACGTACCGGATTAAGTGAGAACCTCTATAAATTGGTCCTCTCCCCACCCATTAGGGTTACCgtattttattttctcttccaTCTCTAAAGGCGGCGGTAACATAAAGTTAGGGCAAGGGGCGAGAAACCAGTTTTTTGAATTAACGCTTCCGCTTCAAGATAATGGATtccgcttcaggtatgttttctatggCAATTACAtgtaagattatcatgttcaagatCCTGGTATGAATTAAAGTTTATGCTTACATGTAGTATCATGAGCCTGGATATTTGAATTGATAATCTTCGTAAAAGAAAGATTATATTATTATGTTTGATGCGTAACTGTTTTAATGGGATTTGTAATATTTTCGAATCTGATTCAAGTTCCTTTAATTTGACGATATCAATTCACCATGAAATTTCTGTTTCAAATTAACGATTCAGTTTGGCCAAAGTTTCTCTTTGAATGCCCTAAAGATAATATGTTCCAACATATTAAGACTATTATGAacatacttttttttaaaaaaaaaagttaagttGCCATAATTTGATTTAAAATTAGACAAGTTACTGCTTCACTTTAGGTGTAAACAAGTGCTTGTATGCATCTTTATTGCACATATCTCTAATTATGTGTTAGTATAGTGTTTTTTTTTAACGGGTTGATATTATTGAAGAATGAGTTGTGTTTATTTGGTTTGGATGAATCTGTTTATTGATTGGGTTAGGGTTTATGTTTATTGGATCTTAATTTGTTGAAAAAGTTGCAACCTTTACCCGGTACCTGTGGTGGGTAGTAGTACCCCATAGATTAGTTGGGCTATTAGTTGATAAaactatttattaattattttatatatgTGATTAATGTGTAAATAGTTTGTTAGTCACCAAAGTAACCAAACTAGATTGTTTAAAGTATTCACATGCATAAAATATtctaatatttattttatgtgtGCATTTATGTTTATATAGTTTGTTTGTCGCCAAAGTGACCAAACTAGTATGTTTAGAAATATGCATACATAAAATTATAGTTTATCCATGAAATTAATGAAATGCCTATAATTTAAAAATAGTGGATAAATTAATTTTCATTATTGCTAGAACTTAAGGATTTACCCAAAGGTGCATCAATTATTCTATGAATAGTGAATAAGATGAGGTAAATTAATATTCTTAGTCAAATATATATTGTCTGTCCAAAGATGACATATATATttggttaaaaatatttaattacctATTAAGACTAAATGGCATTTAAATTATGATAGTGTGTCGTAGTATCTACCCAAAGGAGAATTGCGATATGCTTTAATTGTTTTGTTGAATCCATATTGATTTGTGAGCATGTATTATCTATTTTGCAGCTATTCCTTTTCATTCACTTGCTTCGTCTGTTACTATGTGGATTGAACTTCTCTGAATGGCGTGAACAAGTCCAGTTCCACTTAGGTGTGATGGATCTTGACTTGGTTCTGCTGAATGATAAGCCCGCTGCCATTACTGATTCGAGCAGTGCGGATAAGAAGTCTTTCCATAAAGCATGAGAATGCTCTAACAGGCTAAGCCTTATGTTTATGCGAATGAATATTGTCAACAACATTAAGAGTACTACTCCACAAACAGAAAGTGCCAGGGAATACTTGACGTTTGTGGAAGAACGTTTTCGTTCTGCAGATAAGTCTCTCGATGGTACACTAATGGCTGAACTCACGACCATGAAGTTTGATGGGCCGCGTAGTATGCAAAACCATATCATCGAGATGACTAACATTGCAGCAAGGCTTCAAACCTTGGGGATGAAAGTGGATGACTCCTTCTTGGTTCAGTTTATTCTGAACTCATTACCTCCTGAGTATGAACTTTTTCAAATTAACTATAACACTATTAAGGATAAGTGGAATGTTAGTGAATTGTCCAGTATGCTTACTCAGGAGGAGTCAAGACTTAAGAAACAAGGGAATCATTCAATTAACCTCATGGGTCAAGGAGCTGGTAAAGGACTTAAAGTGAAGGCCAACAAgttcaagaagaagaaagcaCCTGCTAAAGCTCAACAGGATGCTAACAAGGAACATAAGGCAGATACGTGTCGTTTCTGTAACAAGGAAGGACACTATCAAGAAAGATTGCCTGAAACGTAAAGCTTGGTTCGAAAAGAAAGGTACAATTAGTGCTTTTGTATGTTTCGAATCAAATTTAGTAGAAGTTCCTAATAATACTTGGTGGCTTGATTCTGGTGCAACTGCTCATGTATCTACTACGTTGCAGGGATTCCTTACGATCCAAACTACAAATCCAAATAAGGATTTCTTGTTCATGGGAAATCGTATGAAGGCTCCAATTGAAGGCATAGGGACTTATCGTTTGATCATGGAGACTGGACGTCACATTGATCTATTACAGACTCTTTATGTACCTCCAGTTTCTAGGAATTTTATTTCTCTTTCAAGACTTGATGTTTCTGGATTTGATTTAAAGTTTGGAAATGgatgtttcaatttatataagaATGCTATTTTTTATAGTTCTGGCTTTCTCAGTGAtggtttatataaattgaaactcgATATTGCTTTTTCTGAATCCCTTCTTACTGTTCAACATAATGTTGGAATGAAACGTAGTTCACTAGATGAAAGTTCTGCTTACTTGTGGCATAGACGTTTGGGTCATATATCCAAAGAAAGGTTAGAAAGATTAGTAAAAAATGAGATTCTTCCGAATCTAAATTTTACTGATCTTACTATATGTTTGGATTACATTAAGGGAAAACAAACCAAGCATAGTAAGAAAGGTGCCAAAAGAAGCACCCAACTTCTTGAAATTATACACACCGATATTTGTGGACCTTTTGATGTTCCATCTTTTGGTGGAGAGAAATATTTTATCACTTTTATCGATGATTTTTCACGTTATGGATACatctatttgctgaaagaaaaatctcaagcagCAGATGCTCTCAAAGTATTTGTTAATGAGGTTGAAAGACAATTAGATAAAAAGGTGAAAATCATTAGGTCAGATAGAGGTGGTGAATATTATGGAAAATATAATGAATCAGGACAATGTTCAGGTCTATTTGCAATGTTCCTCGAGTAACGTGGCATATGTGCACAGTATACTATGCCaggaacacctcaacaaaatTGTTTTGCAGAAAGGCGCAATCGAACACTTATGGATATGGTTAGGAGCATGAAAAGTAATTCCTCAGTACCCAAATCATTGTGGATGTATGCTCTTAAAACCGCTGTATATTTATTAAACAGGGTTCCTAGTAAGGCAGTTCCAAAGACCCCTTTTGAACTGTGGACAGGAAGGAAACCTAGTTTAAGGCACCTGCATGTTTGGGGTTGCCCAGCGGAAGCTAGAGTTTGTaatccacaagaaaagaaattagattCTCGAACAGTAATTGGTTACTTTATTGGTTACCCAGAGAAATCTAAAGGTTATGTGTTTTACTGTCCAAACCATAGTTCGAGAATTGTTGAAACCGGTAATGCAAGATTCATTGAGAATGGTGAAGTTAGTGGGAATGTTGAAAAGCAAAGTGAAATTAAAGAGGTGAGGGTCAATATTCTATTACCCAAAAATGTGCCTACTTCCACACAAATACCAAATAATGTTCCAATTGTTGAAGAACACTTTGACAATACCGAGCAACATTTGGATGAAACACTTTATGAAGAAACTAACTCACAAATATCTGACACAAATGAACCACAAG
This region includes:
- the LOC104232444 gene encoding polyadenylate-binding protein-interacting protein 8-like isoform X1 gives rise to the protein MATGTQGSDETAVIKDSDLITNSKSEYEMQNIVHMLNKLKLNPQAKEFVPSSYNNRDQIFFNNFVTAHKSLGGDGFRNNQRRGNNFNQGRRRMNSRSFRAQREDSIRRTVYVSDIDINVTEEQLAALFSAYGQQVVDCRVCGDPHSRLRFAFVEFADEYSARAALSLCGTILGFSPLKVLPSKTAILPVNPTFLPRSEDEREMCARTVYCTNIDKMVSQADVKIFFETRCGEVSRLRLLGDQVHSTRIAFVEFVMAESAILALDLCGETLGSQPIRVSPSKTPVRPEVPRPVH
- the LOC104232444 gene encoding polyadenylate-binding protein-interacting protein 8-like isoform X2, translating into MATGTQGSDETAVIKDSDLITNSKSEYEMQNIVHMLNKLKLNPQAKEFVPSSYNNRDQIFFNNFVTAHKSLGGDGFRNNQRRGNNFNQGRRRMNSRSFRAQREDSIRRTVYVSDIDINVTEEQLAALFSAYGQVVDCRVCGDPHSRLRFAFVEFADEYSARAALSLCGTILGFSPLKVLPSKTAILPVNPTFLPRSEDEREMCARTVYCTNIDKMVSQADVKIFFETRCGEVSRLRLLGDQVHSTRIAFVEFVMAESAILALDLCGETLGSQPIRVSPSKTPVRPEVPRPVH